One bacterium genomic window, CCGCCATGACTAAACTCGACGAAAGGAACCGGCCGTGAAAGGAAGTCTCGACTTCATTTTTCGCCCGAAATCGATAGCCGTCATCGGCGCAACCAACCGCAAAGGATCGATCGGACGCGAACTACTCCATAACATCATCGATTACGAATTCGAAGGGAAAGTCTTCCCGGTCAATCCTACCAAGTCGGTCATCCACTCGATCAAGTGCTACTCCACTGTTCTCGATGTGCCTGATTCGGTCGATTTAGCCGTGATTGTCGTCCCCAAAGAACTCGTCCTCGCCACCGTCGAACAGTGCGGTGAAAAAGGCGTCAAGGGTCTGGTCATGATCACTGCCGGATTCAAAGAACAGGGCAAGGCCGGCGCCGAGCTCGAACTCAAAGTTGCGGCACTCGTCAAGCACTACAATATGCGCATGATCGGACCCAACTGCTTCGGCATCATCAATGCCGATCCCAAGGTTCATCTCGATGCGACATTCTCGAAGATTCGCCCGTCATTCGGCAAGATCGGTTTGATTTCGCAATCGGGCGCACTCGGCGAAGCAATTCTCGCACAGGCACAGGAAATCAATCTCGGCCTCTCGATGTTTGCCTCGATCGGCAACAAGGCCGATATCGACGGTAATCACATCATCGATTATTGGCGCGACGACCCGACCGTCGAAATCATTCTGTTGTACTTGGAAAATTTCGGCGACCCGCGCACATTCAGCAAAATAGCCCGCGAAGTTTCCCGCGTCAAACCGATCATCGTGGTGAAATCCGGCAAGACGACACAAGGCGCCGCCGCAGCTTCATCGCACACCGGAGCGTTAGCCGGTCTCGATGTCTCGGTTGACGCGTTGTTTGAGCAGACCGGCGTCATCCGCGCCAACACCATTGAAGAAATGTTCGATGTCGCCAATGCGCTCGCCAAAATGCCTGTCCCCAAAGGCAACCGCGTCGCCATCGTTACCAACGCCGGTGGTCCCGGAATTCTCGCGACCGATGCATTGATCGGTTCCGGTATGTCCTTGCCGCAATTCGACGACAAGACGGTCAAAGCCATTCAACCGATTCTTCCCAAGGGCACTCCGGTTCACAACCCGCTCGACCTCGTCGCCGGCGCTACCGGTGTCGAGTTCCGCAAATCGCTGTCGCATGTCGTCAAGGATCCCAACATTGATTCGGTCATTGCCATCTGCGTTCCGCCGGTGACAATTGATCTTAATCTTGTAGCCGATGCGATTATCGATACCGCGCACGAATCCAAATTGCCGATGTTCGCCTGCTTCATGGGAGTGACATACGGTTCCGATGCGTTCGACCGCCTGCGTCAAGCAGATATCCCGGCGATGATTTTCCCGGAATCAATTGCGACGACACTCGCGCATATCGACAAGTATCGCCGCTGGCTGTCGCGTCCCGAAGGCAAAATTAGCAAGGTTAAAGGCGACCGCGACAAGGTGGCCGAAATTATAGCACGCACTCGCAAAGCAAAGATTCCCGCCGTCATCGGCGATGATGCTTTGCAAGTGCTCGATGCCTACAAGATTCCGGTTGCCGCCTACAAGTATGCCTTCACCAAAGAGGAAGCCGCCAAGATCGCGCAGAAGATCGGTTTCCCTGTCGTGATGAAAGTCAACACACCGCACATCCTGCACAAGACCGAGTACAAAGCTGTCGCCGTCGACCTGCGCACACCGCAGGAAGTGATGGAGCAGTATGTCGAAATGCAGAAACGCATCAAGAAGGCGATGCCGAAATCGAAAGAGCAGTTTTCTGTCGTAATTCAAGAGATGATTACCGGCGGTGTCGAGACAGTTATCGGCATGACCACTGACCCATCGTTCGGACCGCTAATCATGTTCGGACTCGGTGGTATCTATGTCGAAGTGATGAAAGACGTTTCGTTCCGCATCGCTCCGCTTACCGATCTCGATGCGAAAGAGATGATCCAGAGTCTCAAAGGCTACAAATTGCTGACCGGTTTCCGTGGGTCGAAGCCCGTTGACATTGTCTCGATTGAGGATGCCATCACCAAGCTCTCGCAACTGGTGCTCGATTTCCCCGACTTTGCCGAAATCGACATCAACCCCTTCATTGTCACCGCGGACAAAAATAACACTCGCGCCGTTGACGCAAGGTTTGTGTTAACAAAACCCTGATACTAAATTCACCCCGTCGAAATAGCAAAATACCCGCCTTCCCGTAAGCTCTACGGGAAGGCTTTAACTGCGGAGGAAGCACTATGTCCACCAATTCACAAAATGTTCCGATTCTCAAAATCGTGATCATTCTGATGCTCGCGCTTGTCGCTGTCGGCTGTGGTACCCAGATCCAATCCGGCGAACGCGGCGTCAAGTACTTCAAATTCGGCGGCGGTACCGAAATGGGAACAGTGTATCCCGAGGGCTTTGCCTGGCACATGCCGTGGAACACCATCTACACCTACAAGATCCAGACCCAGGAGGCCAAAGAGAGCCTCAAGCTGCTCACGGCCGACGGCGCAACTGTCGTGCTCGACGTTTCCGTCTGGTATCGGCCGGTTATTGATAAGTTGGACAGCTTGCAGATCACCATCGGACCGAACTATTTTGAAGTCGTGGTGGCGCCAGCCCTTCGCGGCGAATCGCGCTCGATCGCCGGCAAGTTCACTCCCGAAGAGCTCTACTCCACCAAGCGTGACGAAATCGCCGGCCAGATGCTTGCCGCAGTTAAGGAAAAGCTGAAGGACAAATACATTGAGTTCGAGAGCATCCTGATTCGCGACGTCACCTTGCCGCAGCGAATTTCCGATGCCATCAACGAAAAGCTGGCCTCGCAACAAGAAGCCCAGCGCATGGAGTTCATTCTCCAACGGGAACAGCAGGAAGCCGAACGCAAGCGCATTGAAGCGCAGGGTATCGCCGACTTCCAAAAGATCGTTTCCGCCGGAATCAACGACAAGTTGCTCGAATGGAAGGGAATCGAAACCACCGAGAAGCTGGCGCAGTCGCCGAATGCCAAGATTGTCATCATCGGCAATTCCAAGAACGGACTGCCGCTGATTCTCGGACAGTAGGGCAATTCGATTCTTCTGCCTCCGGAGAATGATTGTCGACATTACTCGCGGGTCCAAACGGCTATGTTTTGGACCCGCGCCTAAATCGAAACAAACAAGATTGGCTTGGAACCGCAGGCTTTCCAGTTGTAAAACGCTTATGATTGAATATATTCCGTCACACTGATGCATCCAGAAATCTTTCATATCGGTCCATTCGCCCTGCGTAGCTTCGGGCTAATGCTCGCATTGTCGTTCTTTCTGGGTATTGTCTACATTCGCATGCGCGCCCTGCGCGAAAACATCGATGTCAATTTTGTTCTCAATCTTGCCTTTGTAGTAATATTCACCGGCATTGTCGGTGCGCGAGTATTCTACGTTCTGTTTCACTGGTCGGACTTCTCAAGCAATCTGCTTTCTTCATTCAATCCCTTTGGCTCGGGCGGTCAGTTTGGAATCGCTGGATTGAACCTCTATGGCGGCGTCGTCTTCGCGATTGCGGCAACGCTGATCTACGTCAAACTCAAGAAACAGCGCCTTTGGCAAGTTATGGATATCTTTGCGCCCGCTCTTGCACTGGGCATTTGTGTAAGCAGAATTGGCTGTTTTCTCAATGGATGCTGTTTCGGCATGCCCTGTGACTTGCCGTTTGGTGTGTCTTTCCCGGAAGGCTCAATTCCTTAC contains:
- a CDS encoding prohibitin family protein; amino-acid sequence: MSTNSQNVPILKIVIILMLALVAVGCGTQIQSGERGVKYFKFGGGTEMGTVYPEGFAWHMPWNTIYTYKIQTQEAKESLKLLTADGATVVLDVSVWYRPVIDKLDSLQITIGPNYFEVVVAPALRGESRSIAGKFTPEELYSTKRDEIAGQMLAAVKEKLKDKYIEFESILIRDVTLPQRISDAINEKLASQQEAQRMEFILQREQQEAERKRIEAQGIADFQKIVSAGINDKLLEWKGIETTEKLAQSPNAKIVIIGNSKNGLPLILGQ
- the lgt gene encoding prolipoprotein diacylglyceryl transferase; the protein is MHPEIFHIGPFALRSFGLMLALSFFLGIVYIRMRALRENIDVNFVLNLAFVVIFTGIVGARVFYVLFHWSDFSSNLLSSFNPFGSGGQFGIAGLNLYGGVVFAIAATLIYVKLKKQRLWQVMDIFAPALALGICVSRIGCFLNGCCFGMPCDLPFGVSFPEGSIPYAQFGDAHLHPTQIYSSLYGLLLFYVLHRSDTGKKFYGATFSLMLIIEAVFRFAIEYVRYYEAEMETQIGGVTFTYNHLIAVALFAFGVVLFLILRRTKSVARN
- a CDS encoding acetate--CoA ligase family protein, with product MKGSLDFIFRPKSIAVIGATNRKGSIGRELLHNIIDYEFEGKVFPVNPTKSVIHSIKCYSTVLDVPDSVDLAVIVVPKELVLATVEQCGEKGVKGLVMITAGFKEQGKAGAELELKVAALVKHYNMRMIGPNCFGIINADPKVHLDATFSKIRPSFGKIGLISQSGALGEAILAQAQEINLGLSMFASIGNKADIDGNHIIDYWRDDPTVEIILLYLENFGDPRTFSKIAREVSRVKPIIVVKSGKTTQGAAAASSHTGALAGLDVSVDALFEQTGVIRANTIEEMFDVANALAKMPVPKGNRVAIVTNAGGPGILATDALIGSGMSLPQFDDKTVKAIQPILPKGTPVHNPLDLVAGATGVEFRKSLSHVVKDPNIDSVIAICVPPVTIDLNLVADAIIDTAHESKLPMFACFMGVTYGSDAFDRLRQADIPAMIFPESIATTLAHIDKYRRWLSRPEGKISKVKGDRDKVAEIIARTRKAKIPAVIGDDALQVLDAYKIPVAAYKYAFTKEEAAKIAQKIGFPVVMKVNTPHILHKTEYKAVAVDLRTPQEVMEQYVEMQKRIKKAMPKSKEQFSVVIQEMITGGVETVIGMTTDPSFGPLIMFGLGGIYVEVMKDVSFRIAPLTDLDAKEMIQSLKGYKLLTGFRGSKPVDIVSIEDAITKLSQLVLDFPDFAEIDINPFIVTADKNNTRAVDARFVLTKP